GTGCGGTGCTGGCCCGGGCCGACCTGCGTCCGCCCGGCGGCGGGACGCTCGGGTACGTGCAGGTGGTGAACGAGCTCCTGCTGACCGTCGGTGGGGTACCGGCCACGGTGACCGCGTACGGGTTGGACCGGCTGGACCGACGCTGGAACAGCCCAGCCGGCCAGGTCGATTTCGTGGAGGACTGCGGCCCCGTCCTGTGTCTGCGGACCCGTTCCAACGGGCTGTGGGCGGTCGACCGCGTGACCGGCGAGGCGCGGTGGAGCAGCGACCGCTGGGACTGGGTGTCCCCACACGGCGGACGGCTGGTGGCCAGCACGGTGAACAGCTCGGGCGCCGCCCTGCAGCAGCTCGCCGTGCTCGATCCGATGACCGGTCGAGTGTTGGCCGAGCTGGGTCGTTGGGAGCTGGCCCAGTTCGGCCTCGACGGCCCGCTGATCGGCGTGCGCCGGCGCCCGGACGGCGGGCTGCTCGTCGCGAAGCTGGATGTCCGGGCCGGGGAGGTTCGCATGCTGGACGTGCTGCCGGATGCCACCGGGGAGTGCCAGGCGATCGTCGACCAACTGCAGTGCCGGCACGTGGACGGTTCGTTCAAACTGTGGCAGTTGCCCGACTGATCACCAGTTGGGCTGGGCGGGCGGCGGGGGCAGCGGCACCGACGGGGGTCGCAGCACGTACGTCACACCGCCGCTGCCGCGCTGCCAGACCGCCTCGAACCGCTGCCGGGGCACGGTACGGCGGACCGAGTCGTCGTCCGGGGCGTACGGGTCGTTGAGCACCGGGTCGCCGTCGGCGGTGAAACCGACCAGCACCATGAGGTGTCCACTGGTGTCGTAGGCGAGCCCCGGCACCTCGTCGGCGCGGAACGCGGCGGAGACGATCAGGGGGATACCGGCGGCGATGAATGCCTCCGCCTCGACCAGCGATCGCAGCCGGGTGACGAACGCGTCCACCCCGTGCAGGCCGGCGTACGCGGTGTTGAACGGCCAGTTGCCGGCCCCGGCGTACGCGTGGTCGTAGCAGTGCCGGGCGGCGTGCACCACCACCGGACGCGGGCCGGACGGGTCCACCCAGGCGTAGTGCTCCGGCGCCGGCTCGGCACCCCAGTACGCGAGCACCATGGAGGTACAGGTGGGGCTGCACCAGGAGTCGCCGCCGCCACCCCACTGCGGGTACTGGCCGGCGTGCAGCCGCTGCGAGTAGCGGGGCACGTCCAGCACCCGTCCACGGGCAGCGGCGGAGTCCGCGTCGTACCCCGGCTGCTCGGTCGGGCCGGTCGGGGTGGGGCCGGTGGCGACCGCGCCGACGCTGCGCAGCACTGGACTGGTCGGGCTGCCGGTCGGCCGGCACAAGGTCACCCGCGCCTGCCAACCGCTGACCGTCGCCCCGGTCACGATCAGGGTGTCGGTGTCGACTCGGGCGTCGCCGTCGCGCTGCCCTGGTACCGAGGTGCGTCGCACCGAGTGGTCGTCGGCCGCCCAGCGGGCCAGCCGGTACCAGTCGGTGGCGGGGGCGTCACCGTGCCAGCCGCGCAGTTCGACCTCGATCCAGCAGCCGTCCGGGCTGTCGGCGGTCCAGGACGGCACCACCTCGGCGACCGGAAAACCGACCCGCACCGGCGGTGACGTCCAGGTGCCCCGCTCGCCGGCGCCTTCGAGAACCAGCCCTCGATCGGTGACGAGCAGGCCGTCGCCGCCGCCGGCCGTCGTCTCGGCCGGCAGGTGAAAGCCTCGGTAGGCGATGTCCCGCCGGGTGAGTGGTGCCGCGATGCTCATGTCCGGTCCGTCCGTCGCTCGGTGCCGCCGGACAGCATCGCGTACGCCGCAATGGCCCGCAACGTCGACCGGCGCGGGCGGCGAGGGACGATGGTTGCCGGCCGGCACTAGGTTGGCGGTGGTCAGCAGCGAGGAGGCCGGGGATGCGGGTACTGGTGGTGGAGGACGAGCGCAACCTCGCCGACGCGATCGCACGCGGGTTGCGCAAGCGGGGGATGGCGGTCGACGTGGCGTACGACGGCGACGCCGGCCACGAGGCGGCGTTCGTCACCCGGTACGACGTGGTGGTGCTGGACCGCGACCTGCCGGGCGTGCACGGTGACCAGATCTGCGCCGACCTGGCCGCCTCCGGCGCGCTGACCCGGGTGCTGATGCTCACCGCGAGCGGCACGGTGGCCGACCGGGTGGAGGGGTTGCAACTCGGCGCGGACGACTACCTGCCGAAACCGTTCGCGTTCGACGAGTTGGTCGCCCGGGTGCAGGCGCTGGGCCGGCGGGCCACCCCCGCCGCGCCGCCGGTGCTCGAACTGGCCGACCTGGTGCTCGACCCGGCCCGCCGGGTGGTCACCCGCGCCGGGGTGCCGGTCGACCTCACCAACAAGGAGTTCGGGGTGCTCAGCGAGCTGCTCAAGGCGCGCGGCGCGGTGGTCTCCAGCGAGGAACTGCTGGAACGGGTCTGGGACGCGAACACCGACCCGTTCACCACCATCGTCCGGGTCACCGTGATGACGCTGCGCAAGAAGCTCGGTGACCCGCCGCTCATCGAGACGGTGGTCGGCGCGGGTTACCGCACCGCCGAGGTGGGCGCATGAGCCGCCGGTTGCGACCCACCCTGCGGCTGCGGCTGACCCTGCTCAACGGGGTGCTGCTGATCGGCGCGGGAGCGATCCTCGTGGTGCTGGCCTGGCTGCTGGTCCGCGACGCGCTGCGACCCACCGACGAGTTGCTGCCCGGCACGATCGTGCTGCTCTCCGACGGTCGGCAGATGGACGCCGCCCAGTGGCAGCGGCAACTTGTCGACGCCGCCTCCGGGGAGTTGCTGGCCAAGGGCCTGGTCGCGCTGTTGGCGATCAGTGTGGTCGGGGTGGCCGGCGCGTACGCGGTGGCCGGTCGGGCGTTGCGCCCACTGCACCAGGTCACCGCGACCGCGCAGCGGCTCGGCGAGGCGACCCTGGACCAGCGGATCGGCTACTCGGGCGCCGACGACGAGGTGGCCGAGCTGGCCAAGACGTTCGACGCCATGCTGGACCGGATCGCGTCCGCGTTCGAGGCGCAGAAGCGCTTCGTGGCGAACGCCTCGCACGAGCTGCGTACCCCGCTCGCCGTGATGCGGACCGAGATCG
The window above is part of the Micromonospora sp. LH3U1 genome. Proteins encoded here:
- a CDS encoding peptidase C39 family protein; this translates as MSIAAPLTRRDIAYRGFHLPAETTAGGGDGLLVTDRGLVLEGAGERGTWTSPPVRVGFPVAEVVPSWTADSPDGCWIEVELRGWHGDAPATDWYRLARWAADDHSVRRTSVPGQRDGDARVDTDTLIVTGATVSGWQARVTLCRPTGSPTSPVLRSVGAVATGPTPTGPTEQPGYDADSAAARGRVLDVPRYSQRLHAGQYPQWGGGGDSWCSPTCTSMVLAYWGAEPAPEHYAWVDPSGPRPVVVHAARHCYDHAYAGAGNWPFNTAYAGLHGVDAFVTRLRSLVEAEAFIAAGIPLIVSAAFRADEVPGLAYDTSGHLMVLVGFTADGDPVLNDPYAPDDDSVRRTVPRQRFEAVWQRGSGGVTYVLRPPSVPLPPPPAQPNW
- a CDS encoding response regulator transcription factor, with amino-acid sequence MRVLVVEDERNLADAIARGLRKRGMAVDVAYDGDAGHEAAFVTRYDVVVLDRDLPGVHGDQICADLAASGALTRVLMLTASGTVADRVEGLQLGADDYLPKPFAFDELVARVQALGRRATPAAPPVLELADLVLDPARRVVTRAGVPVDLTNKEFGVLSELLKARGAVVSSEELLERVWDANTDPFTTIVRVTVMTLRKKLGDPPLIETVVGAGYRTAEVGA